The Geobacillus stearothermophilus ATCC 12980 genome contains a region encoding:
- a CDS encoding TlyA family RNA methyltransferase has product MKGKKERLDVLLVERGLAETREKAKRAIMAGLVYSNDIRLDKPGEKVPTDIPLEVKGNPLPYVSRGGLKLEKALREFQISVKGKIVLDIGASTGGFTDCALQHGAKLSYAVDVGYNQLAWKLRQDERVVVMERTNFRYATPDLFTKGLPEVAVIDVSFISLRLILPVVKTVIVPGGDVIALVKPQFEAGKEKVGKKGIVRDPAVHRDVLESIVQFACAERFDVLHLSYSPITGGDGNIEFLLHAVYSGEEREGENRLAKPIADVVSEAHARLSLKEGEENGA; this is encoded by the coding sequence ATGAAAGGGAAAAAAGAACGGCTCGATGTGCTGCTTGTTGAACGCGGGCTGGCGGAAACGCGTGAAAAAGCGAAGCGGGCGATCATGGCCGGCCTCGTCTACTCGAACGACATCCGGCTCGACAAGCCCGGAGAGAAAGTGCCAACGGATATCCCGCTTGAAGTGAAAGGCAACCCGCTCCCGTACGTCAGCCGCGGCGGCTTGAAGCTCGAAAAAGCGTTGCGCGAATTTCAGATCAGCGTTAAAGGAAAAATTGTCCTCGATATCGGCGCCTCGACCGGCGGCTTCACCGATTGCGCCTTGCAGCATGGGGCGAAACTGTCCTATGCGGTCGATGTCGGCTACAACCAGCTCGCCTGGAAGCTGCGTCAAGATGAGCGCGTCGTCGTCATGGAGCGGACGAACTTCCGCTACGCGACGCCGGATTTGTTTACAAAAGGGCTGCCGGAAGTGGCGGTCATCGATGTGTCGTTTATTTCACTTCGGCTCATTTTGCCGGTCGTCAAGACGGTCATCGTTCCAGGCGGCGATGTTATTGCGCTTGTCAAACCGCAGTTTGAAGCAGGGAAAGAAAAGGTTGGCAAAAAAGGAATCGTCCGCGATCCGGCCGTTCATCGCGACGTGCTGGAGTCGATCGTTCAGTTTGCCTGCGCGGAACGGTTCGATGTTCTTCATTTGTCGTACTCGCCGATCACCGGCGGCGACGGCAATATCGAGTTTTTGCTTCATGCGGTCTATTCCGGCGAAGAGCGGGAAGGCGAAAACCGGCTCGCCAAGCCGATTGCAGACGTCGTCAGCGAAGCGCACGCCCGCCTCAGCCTTAAAGAGGGGGAAGAAAACGGCGCCTAA
- the dxs gene encoding 1-deoxy-D-xylulose-5-phosphate synthase — protein sequence MDLTKIEHPRVLKTMSIPELKQLSAEIRRFLIEKLSKTGGHIGPNLGVVELTIALHREFDSPKDKLIWDVGHQAYVHKILTGRAAEFDTLRQYKGLSGFPKRSESEHDVWETGHSSTSLSAAMGMAIARDLKGTDEYIVPIIGDGALTGGMALEALNHIGHEKTDMIVILNDNEMSIAPNVGALHNILGRLRTAGKYQWVKDELELLLKRIPAVGGKLAATAERLKDSLKYLLVSGVFFEELGFTYLGPVDGHDFEDLFENLRYAKKMKGPVLVHVITKKGKGYSPAENDKVGTWHGTGPYKIETGAFVKTKEAGPSWSALVSETVRRLARTDPRIVAITPAMPVGSKLEGFASEFPDRMFDVGIAEQHATTLAAGLATQGMKPFLAIYSTFLQRAYDQVVHDVCRQNLNVFFAIDRAGLVGADGETHQGVFDIAFLRHVPNLVLMMPKDENEGQHMVYTAIRYDDGPIAMRFPRGNGLGVPLDEELKEIPIGTWEVLRDGRDAAILTFGTTISMALEAADQLAKEGVSVKVVNARFIKPMDEAVLLELLESRLPILTIEEAVLQGGFGSAVLEFAHDRGYHQAVIERMGIPDRFIEHGSVSELLREIGLTAAHIVARIKTMAPRKQKRA from the coding sequence TTGGATTTGACGAAAATTGAACATCCGCGCGTGTTAAAAACGATGTCCATTCCGGAACTGAAACAGTTAAGCGCCGAGATTCGGCGGTTTTTAATTGAAAAGCTGTCCAAAACGGGAGGACACATCGGCCCAAATTTAGGGGTCGTCGAGCTGACGATCGCCCTGCACCGGGAGTTTGACAGCCCGAAAGACAAACTCATTTGGGATGTCGGGCATCAAGCGTATGTGCATAAAATTTTGACGGGGCGCGCTGCTGAGTTCGACACGCTCCGCCAGTACAAGGGGTTGTCCGGCTTCCCGAAGCGGAGCGAAAGCGAGCACGATGTCTGGGAAACAGGCCATAGCTCAACGTCGCTGTCGGCAGCGATGGGCATGGCGATCGCCCGCGATTTAAAAGGAACGGATGAATACATCGTGCCGATCATCGGCGACGGGGCGCTCACCGGCGGCATGGCGCTCGAGGCGCTCAACCATATCGGCCATGAAAAAACGGATATGATTGTCATTTTAAATGACAACGAAATGTCGATCGCCCCGAACGTCGGGGCGCTGCACAACATCCTCGGACGGTTGCGAACAGCCGGCAAATATCAGTGGGTGAAAGATGAGCTTGAATTGTTGCTCAAGCGCATCCCGGCGGTCGGCGGCAAGCTGGCGGCCACGGCCGAACGTTTGAAAGACAGTTTAAAATACTTGCTCGTTTCCGGCGTGTTTTTCGAAGAGCTCGGGTTTACGTATTTAGGACCGGTGGACGGTCATGATTTTGAGGATCTGTTTGAAAATTTGCGTTATGCGAAGAAAATGAAAGGTCCGGTGCTCGTGCATGTGATCACGAAAAAAGGGAAAGGCTACAGTCCGGCGGAAAACGACAAAGTGGGAACGTGGCACGGCACCGGCCCGTACAAAATTGAAACTGGTGCGTTTGTGAAAACGAAGGAAGCCGGGCCGTCGTGGAGCGCGCTTGTCAGCGAAACGGTGCGCCGGCTCGCGCGCACGGATCCGCGCATCGTGGCCATTACGCCGGCGATGCCGGTCGGATCGAAGTTGGAAGGGTTTGCAAGCGAATTTCCGGATCGGATGTTTGATGTCGGCATTGCCGAACAGCATGCGACGACGCTGGCGGCCGGGCTGGCGACGCAAGGGATGAAACCTTTTTTGGCCATTTATTCGACGTTTTTGCAGCGCGCGTACGACCAAGTCGTCCATGACGTATGCCGGCAAAACTTAAACGTCTTTTTCGCCATTGACCGCGCCGGGCTTGTCGGCGCCGACGGCGAAACGCACCAAGGGGTGTTTGACATCGCCTTTTTGCGCCATGTGCCGAACTTGGTGCTGATGATGCCAAAAGATGAAAACGAAGGCCAGCACATGGTGTATACGGCTATCCGCTACGATGACGGGCCGATTGCCATGCGTTTCCCGCGCGGAAACGGCCTGGGCGTTCCGCTTGACGAGGAGCTGAAAGAGATTCCGATCGGCACGTGGGAAGTGCTGCGCGATGGGCGCGATGCGGCGATCTTGACGTTTGGGACAACGATCTCCATGGCGCTTGAGGCTGCCGACCAATTGGCGAAAGAAGGCGTCTCGGTCAAAGTCGTCAACGCCCGCTTTATTAAGCCGATGGACGAAGCGGTGCTTCTTGAACTGCTCGAAAGCCGCCTGCCGATTTTGACGATCGAGGAAGCTGTGCTGCAGGGCGGCTTTGGCAGCGCCGTGCTTGAATTTGCCCATGACCGCGGCTACCATCAGGCGGTGATCGAGCGGATGGGCATCCCTGACCGGTTTATTGAGCACGGAAGCGTCAGCGAGCTGCTGCGCGAAATTGGGCTGACAGCCGCGCATATCGTTGCCCGCATTAAAACGATGGCGCCAAGAAAACAGAAAAGGGCTTGA
- a CDS encoding polyprenyl synthetase family protein, whose translation MAQLSVEQFLNEQKQAVETALSRYIERLEGPAKLKKAMAYSLEAGGKRIRPLLLLSTVRALGKDPAVGLPVACAIEMIHTYSLIHDDLPSMDNDDLRRGKPTNHKVFGEAMAILAGDGLLTYAFQLITEIDDERIPPSVRLRLIERLAKAAGPEGMVAGQAADMEGEGKTLTLSELEYIHRHKTGKMLQYSVHAGALIGGADARQTRELDEFAAHLGLAFQIRDDILDIEGAEEKIGKPVGSDQSNNKATYPALLSLAGAKEKLAFHIEAAQRHLRNADVDGAALAYICELVAARDH comes from the coding sequence GTGGCGCAGCTTTCAGTTGAACAGTTTCTCAACGAGCAAAAACAGGCGGTGGAAACAGCGCTCTCCCGTTATATAGAGCGCTTAGAAGGGCCGGCGAAGCTGAAAAAGGCGATGGCGTACTCATTGGAGGCCGGCGGCAAACGAATCCGTCCGTTGCTGCTTCTGTCCACCGTTCGGGCGCTCGGCAAAGACCCGGCGGTCGGATTGCCCGTCGCCTGCGCGATTGAAATGATCCATACGTACTCTTTGATCCATGATGATTTGCCGAGCATGGACAACGATGATTTGCGGCGCGGCAAGCCGACGAACCATAAAGTGTTCGGCGAGGCGATGGCCATCTTGGCGGGGGACGGGTTGTTGACGTACGCGTTTCAATTGATCACCGAAATCGACGATGAGCGCATCCCTCCTTCCGTCCGGCTTCGGCTCATCGAACGGCTGGCGAAAGCGGCCGGTCCGGAAGGGATGGTCGCCGGTCAGGCAGCCGATATGGAAGGAGAGGGGAAAACGCTGACGCTTTCGGAGCTCGAATACATTCATCGGCATAAAACCGGGAAAATGCTGCAATACAGCGTGCACGCCGGCGCCTTGATCGGCGGCGCTGATGCCCGGCAAACGCGGGAGCTTGACGAATTCGCCGCCCATCTAGGCCTTGCCTTTCAAATTCGCGATGATATTCTCGATATTGAAGGGGCAGAAGAAAAAATCGGCAAGCCGGTCGGCAGCGACCAAAGCAACAACAAAGCGACGTATCCAGCGTTGCTGTCGCTTGCCGGCGCGAAGGAAAAGTTGGCGTTCCATATCGAGGCGGCGCAGCGCCATTTACGGAACGCTGACGTTGACGGCGCCGCGCTCGCCTATATTTGCGAACTGGTCGCCGCCCGCGACCATTAA
- a CDS encoding exodeoxyribonuclease VII small subunit, which yields MSEEKELTFEEAMKKLEEIVERLEEGNVPLEEAIVFFQEGMKLSKLCHDKLQHVEKQLEYMLREDGQLVPFSPEEE from the coding sequence ATGAGCGAAGAAAAAGAGCTGACGTTTGAAGAAGCGATGAAAAAGCTTGAGGAAATCGTCGAACGGCTCGAGGAAGGAAATGTGCCGCTTGAAGAGGCGATCGTCTTTTTTCAAGAAGGCATGAAGCTGTCGAAACTTTGCCATGATAAACTGCAGCACGTCGAAAAACAGCTCGAGTATATGTTGCGCGAAGACGGTCAGCTCGTGCCTTTTTCGCCGGAGGAGGAGTAA
- the xseA gene encoding exodeoxyribonuclease VII large subunit — translation MEVKYVTVGALTKYIKRKFDVDPHLRDLWVKGEISNFKQHSRGHMYFTLKDSQARIAAVMFAGYNQHLPFRPEDGMNVLVRGEISVYEPNGNYQLYVKEMQPEGIGRLYLAYEQLKQRLEAEGLFSPVHKKPLPAFPRCIGVVTSPTGAAVRDIMTTIRRRYPLAKIILFPALVQGDGAALSIVRAIERANEFGGVDVLIVGRGGGSIEELWAFNEEIVARAIFASRVPVISAVGHETDFTIADFVADLRAPTPTAAAELAAPHVGELTERLAERKWRMIRAMKEQLAASQERLRRLQASYAFRYPRRLYEQKEQQLDVLLDRLARQRERLLDKKRQQWRELRLRLWRHHPAAELERTKERQKAAAGALEKAMRTALERHALRFRSHVARLEALSPLRIMERGYSLVYNERRELVKRIGQLQVGERLSIRIQDGQVDCQVTGVEEKTI, via the coding sequence ATGGAAGTGAAATACGTCACCGTCGGGGCGCTGACGAAATACATTAAGCGCAAATTTGACGTCGACCCGCATTTGCGCGATTTATGGGTGAAAGGTGAAATTTCCAACTTTAAGCAGCATTCGCGCGGCCATATGTATTTTACCTTAAAAGACAGCCAGGCGCGCATTGCCGCGGTCATGTTTGCCGGCTACAATCAACATTTGCCGTTCCGTCCCGAAGATGGGATGAACGTGCTTGTGCGTGGGGAAATTTCCGTCTATGAGCCGAATGGGAACTACCAGCTATATGTAAAAGAAATGCAGCCGGAAGGCATCGGTCGCCTGTATTTGGCGTATGAGCAGCTGAAGCAGCGGCTCGAGGCGGAGGGGCTGTTTTCTCCCGTCCATAAAAAGCCGCTTCCGGCGTTTCCGCGCTGCATCGGCGTTGTTACATCGCCGACCGGAGCGGCGGTGCGCGACATTATGACGACGATCCGCCGCCGCTATCCGCTTGCGAAAATCATTTTGTTTCCGGCGCTCGTCCAAGGCGACGGGGCGGCGCTGTCAATCGTGCGCGCCATCGAGCGGGCAAATGAGTTCGGCGGGGTTGACGTGCTCATTGTCGGCCGCGGCGGCGGTTCGATTGAAGAATTGTGGGCGTTTAACGAAGAAATCGTCGCCCGCGCCATCTTTGCTTCGCGCGTGCCGGTCATTTCCGCCGTCGGCCATGAGACCGATTTTACGATCGCCGATTTTGTCGCCGATTTGCGGGCGCCGACACCGACGGCGGCAGCAGAGCTGGCTGCGCCGCACGTCGGGGAGCTGACTGAGCGGCTCGCCGAGCGGAAATGGCGGATGATCCGCGCCATGAAAGAACAGCTCGCTGCCAGCCAGGAACGGTTGCGGCGGCTTCAAGCATCGTACGCTTTCCGCTATCCAAGGCGGCTGTACGAACAAAAAGAGCAGCAGCTTGACGTGTTGCTCGACCGGCTCGCCCGCCAGCGCGAACGGTTGCTCGACAAGAAGCGCCAACAATGGCGTGAGCTGCGCCTGCGGCTGTGGCGCCATCACCCGGCGGCCGAGCTTGAGCGGACGAAGGAGCGGCAAAAAGCGGCTGCCGGCGCGCTTGAAAAAGCGATGCGCACCGCCTTAGAGCGCCATGCGCTCCGCTTTCGTTCCCATGTCGCGCGGCTTGAGGCGCTCAGTCCGCTCCGTATCATGGAGCGCGGCTACAGTTTGGTGTACAATGAGCGGCGCGAGCTTGTCAAACGAATCGGCCAGCTTCAGGTCGGCGAGCGCCTGTCCATCCGGATTCAAGACGGACAAGTCGATTGTCAAGTGACGGGAGTGGAGGAGAAAACAATATGA
- the folD gene encoding bifunctional methylenetetrahydrofolate dehydrogenase/methenyltetrahydrofolate cyclohydrolase FolD, with protein MTAQIISGAELAATIRAGLAEETAKLKESGVEPGLAVILVGDDPASHSYVKGKQKACAEVGIRSFLYTFPASISEEELLAKIRELNGDPAVHGILVQLPLPEHIREWSVIETIAPEKDVDGFHPINVGKMMIGQPAFLPCTPHGVLVMVKSAGIDIAGKHVVVVGRSNIVGKPVGQLFLREHATVTYAHSKTPDLPAVTRQADILIVAVGKARLIGPDHVKPGAVVIDVGVNRLESGKLCGDVDFDAVKEVAGYITPVPKGVGPMTITMLLHNTIEAARQLAVK; from the coding sequence ATGACAGCACAAATCATCAGCGGAGCAGAACTGGCCGCAACGATTCGCGCCGGGTTGGCGGAAGAAACAGCGAAGTTGAAGGAAAGCGGCGTTGAGCCGGGGCTGGCCGTCATTCTTGTCGGCGACGATCCGGCGTCGCATTCGTATGTGAAAGGGAAGCAAAAAGCGTGCGCTGAAGTGGGCATTCGTTCATTTCTTTACACATTTCCGGCGTCCATCAGCGAAGAGGAGCTGTTGGCGAAAATCCGCGAACTGAACGGCGATCCGGCGGTGCACGGCATTTTAGTGCAGCTGCCGTTGCCGGAGCATATCCGCGAATGGTCGGTCATTGAAACGATCGCCCCGGAAAAAGATGTCGATGGCTTCCACCCGATCAACGTCGGGAAAATGATGATCGGCCAGCCGGCGTTTCTTCCGTGCACTCCGCATGGCGTTCTCGTGATGGTCAAATCTGCCGGCATCGACATTGCCGGGAAGCATGTCGTCGTCGTCGGCCGGAGCAACATCGTCGGCAAACCGGTCGGCCAGCTGTTTTTGCGCGAGCATGCGACCGTCACCTACGCCCATTCGAAAACGCCTGATTTGCCGGCCGTCACGCGGCAGGCTGACATTTTGATCGTCGCGGTTGGCAAGGCGCGTCTCATCGGTCCGGACCACGTCAAACCGGGAGCTGTCGTCATTGATGTCGGCGTCAACCGTTTGGAGAGCGGCAAACTGTGCGGCGATGTTGATTTTGACGCCGTCAAAGAAGTGGCGGGCTATATCACGCCGGTGCCAAAAGGGGTCGGTCCGATGACGATTACGATGCTGTTGCACAACACGATCGAAGCGGCCCGGCAGCTCGCCGTGAAGTGA
- the nusB gene encoding transcription antitermination factor NusB — MKRHEAREKALQALFQIDVGHIPPEEALANVAGSSEADPFLRQLVLGVVEHQEEIDELLRANLEKWTLERVANVDRAILRMATYEMKYVDDVPVSVSLDEAVELAKKFGDWKSGSFVNGVLSKVKAALQK, encoded by the coding sequence ATGAAGCGGCATGAAGCGCGGGAAAAAGCGCTGCAGGCGCTGTTTCAAATCGACGTCGGGCACATTCCGCCGGAGGAGGCGCTGGCCAATGTGGCAGGAAGCAGCGAAGCGGATCCATTTTTGCGCCAGCTTGTACTAGGCGTCGTCGAGCACCAGGAGGAAATTGACGAGCTGTTGCGTGCCAATTTGGAAAAGTGGACGCTTGAGCGGGTGGCCAATGTGGACCGCGCCATCTTGCGCATGGCGACGTATGAGATGAAGTATGTCGACGATGTGCCGGTGAGCGTCAGCCTCGATGAAGCGGTCGAGCTGGCGAAAAAATTCGGCGATTGGAAATCCGGGAGTTTTGTCAACGGCGTGCTTTCGAAAGTGAAGGCGGCGCTGCAAAAATAG
- a CDS encoding Asp23/Gls24 family envelope stress response protein — protein sequence MSEHMFNSEQEYTGLGKVEIAPEVIEVIAGIAASEVDGVAQMRGNFAAGVAERFGKKHHGKGVKVDLRDDGVVIDLYCFVQFGASIPNVAKKVQENVRQALWNMTGLETSEVNVHIVGIQFESGKQEHDAVEQR from the coding sequence ATGTCTGAACATATGTTTAACTCCGAACAGGAGTACACCGGGCTTGGCAAAGTCGAAATTGCACCGGAAGTGATCGAGGTGATCGCCGGCATCGCGGCCAGCGAAGTCGATGGCGTTGCGCAAATGCGCGGCAATTTCGCCGCTGGCGTTGCCGAGCGGTTTGGCAAAAAGCATCACGGCAAAGGCGTCAAAGTCGATTTGCGCGATGACGGGGTTGTCATTGACCTTTATTGCTTCGTCCAGTTCGGCGCGTCGATCCCGAACGTGGCGAAAAAGGTGCAGGAAAACGTGCGCCAGGCGCTTTGGAACATGACCGGCTTGGAAACGAGCGAAGTAAACGTGCACATCGTCGGCATTCAGTTTGAAAGCGGAAAACAGGAGCACGACGCCGTCGAACAACGGTGA
- the accC gene encoding acetyl-CoA carboxylase biotin carboxylase subunit — translation MIKKVLVANRGEIAVRIIRACRELGIETVAVFSQADRDALHVQLADEAYCIGPTASKDSYLNFTNIMSVATLTGCDAIHPGYGFLAENEAFAELCRECNVTFIGPSPEAIAKMGIKDIARETMREAGVPIVPGSRGVIESLEEARAIAAEIGYPVIIKATAGGGGKGIRVARNEEELVKGINITQQEAATAFGNPGVYIEKYIEDFRHVEIQVLADSYGNTIHLGERDCSIQRRLQKLVEEAPSPALDDDMRRRMGEAAVKAAKAVNYTGAGTVEFIYDHRNKQFYFMEMNTRIQVEHPVTELITGVDLVKEQIRVAAGEKLSLTQEDVSFNGWAIECRINAENPAKNFMPSPGKIAMYLPPGGPGVRVDSAAYPGYTIPPYYDSMIAKLIVHAPTREEAIARMRRALSEFVIEGIHTTIPFHIKLMEHEKFQSGEFNTKFLELYDIMKAE, via the coding sequence ATGATCAAAAAAGTGTTGGTGGCGAACCGCGGGGAAATCGCCGTCCGCATTATTCGCGCCTGCCGGGAGCTCGGCATTGAGACGGTCGCCGTCTTTTCGCAGGCTGACCGCGACGCCTTGCATGTGCAGCTGGCGGATGAGGCGTACTGCATCGGGCCGACCGCCTCGAAAGACAGCTATTTGAATTTCACCAACATCATGAGCGTTGCCACGTTGACCGGCTGTGACGCCATTCACCCGGGCTATGGCTTTTTGGCGGAGAACGAGGCGTTTGCCGAGCTGTGCCGCGAATGCAATGTCACGTTCATCGGCCCGAGCCCGGAAGCGATCGCCAAAATGGGGATTAAAGACATCGCCCGCGAGACGATGAGGGAAGCGGGTGTGCCGATTGTGCCGGGCTCGCGCGGCGTTATTGAAAGTCTTGAGGAGGCGCGGGCGATCGCCGCTGAAATCGGTTACCCGGTCATCATCAAAGCGACGGCCGGCGGCGGTGGGAAAGGAATTCGCGTCGCTCGCAACGAAGAAGAGCTCGTCAAAGGCATCAACATCACCCAGCAAGAAGCGGCGACGGCGTTCGGCAACCCTGGCGTTTATATTGAAAAGTATATCGAAGATTTCCGCCATGTCGAAATTCAAGTGCTCGCCGATTCATATGGCAACACCATTCATTTAGGAGAGCGCGACTGCTCGATCCAGCGCCGGCTGCAAAAGCTTGTCGAAGAAGCGCCGTCGCCGGCCCTTGACGACGACATGCGCCGGAGGATGGGCGAGGCGGCGGTCAAGGCGGCCAAGGCGGTCAACTACACGGGCGCCGGCACGGTCGAATTTATTTATGACCACCGGAACAAACAGTTTTATTTCATGGAAATGAATACGCGCATTCAGGTGGAGCACCCGGTCACCGAGCTCATTACCGGTGTCGATTTAGTAAAAGAACAGATCCGCGTCGCTGCCGGTGAAAAGCTGTCGCTCACCCAAGAGGACGTCTCCTTTAACGGTTGGGCGATCGAATGCCGCATCAATGCGGAAAACCCAGCGAAAAACTTTATGCCGTCGCCGGGGAAAATCGCCATGTACTTGCCGCCGGGTGGTCCGGGCGTGCGCGTCGATTCCGCCGCCTACCCGGGCTATACGATTCCGCCGTATTACGATTCGATGATCGCCAAACTGATCGTTCACGCGCCGACGCGTGAGGAGGCGATCGCCCGCATGAGACGGGCTCTTTCGGAGTTTGTCATTGAAGGCATTCATACGACGATCCCGTTTCACATAAAATTAATGGAGCATGAGAAATTCCAAAGCGGCGAGTTTAATACGAAGTTTTTGGAGTTATATGATATTATGAAGGCGGAATAG
- the accB gene encoding acetyl-CoA carboxylase biotin carboxyl carrier protein: protein MKIQEIRELIRLVDQSSIDEFVYEQGETKVHMKKAVAVAVAPAAAPAAPAQAVAAVEPTAAPALAPVQVAASEVKQAPETEPTAAKEAKPAVEGNLHQITSPMVGTFYAAPAPDKPPYVKPGDKVKKDTVVCIIEAMKLFNEIEAEVDGEIVEVLVQNGQLVEYGQPLFLVKPE from the coding sequence ATGAAAATTCAAGAAATCCGCGAATTGATTCGGTTGGTCGATCAATCCTCAATCGATGAATTTGTATATGAGCAAGGAGAAACGAAAGTACATATGAAAAAAGCGGTTGCTGTCGCCGTTGCACCGGCAGCCGCACCGGCGGCGCCCGCACAGGCAGTGGCAGCGGTCGAACCGACGGCGGCCCCGGCGCTTGCGCCTGTCCAAGTGGCGGCTTCGGAAGTGAAGCAGGCGCCGGAAACGGAACCGACGGCGGCCAAAGAAGCAAAGCCGGCTGTGGAAGGCAACTTGCATCAAATTACATCGCCGATGGTCGGCACGTTCTACGCAGCGCCGGCGCCGGACAAGCCGCCGTATGTGAAGCCGGGCGACAAAGTGAAAAAAGATACGGTTGTTTGCATCATCGAGGCGATGAAGCTGTTTAATGAAATTGAAGCGGAAGTCGATGGCGAAATTGTCGAGGTGCTCGTGCAAAACGGCCAGCTCGTCGAATACGGTCAGCCGTTGTTTTTGGTCAAGCCTGAATAA
- a CDS encoding SpoIIIAH-like family protein encodes MLKKQTVWLLTMLSLVVVLSVYYVTAPKEMGNSPALTANEKTEKPAKQPSVAVEETGAKEEPSTAGDDLFTALRMKIEDERSRLRDELNAIVASANATEEEKSEALDKIEKLQALSEKEATLETLIKSKGGYEDVLVRADDNQVRVTIKAKQSSSKSANEVIHMVKKEIPDAQYVTVEFQPAG; translated from the coding sequence ATGTTGAAAAAACAAACGGTATGGCTGTTGACGATGCTAAGCTTAGTAGTCGTACTGTCGGTGTATTATGTCACGGCGCCGAAAGAGATGGGCAACAGCCCGGCGCTCACCGCGAATGAGAAAACAGAAAAGCCGGCCAAACAACCAAGCGTAGCGGTGGAAGAGACTGGAGCGAAAGAGGAGCCGTCAACCGCAGGCGATGATTTGTTTACAGCGCTGCGCATGAAAATTGAGGATGAACGGAGCCGGCTGCGCGATGAGCTGAACGCCATTGTCGCTTCAGCGAACGCGACGGAGGAAGAAAAAAGTGAAGCGCTCGACAAAATTGAAAAATTGCAAGCATTGTCCGAAAAAGAAGCAACGTTGGAGACGCTCATCAAATCGAAAGGCGGGTATGAAGACGTGCTCGTGCGCGCCGATGACAACCAAGTGCGCGTGACGATCAAAGCGAAACAAAGCTCATCTAAATCGGCGAATGAAGTCATTCATATGGTGAAAAAAGAAATTCCGGATGCCCAATATGTCACCGTCGAGTTCCAGCCGGCCGGATGA
- the spoIIIAG gene encoding stage III sporulation protein AG — translation MLSFFKRFLSSPPKDGNGEGARKHMPFSYVVVLLLAGVALMAASHFAGSADDAEAKPSANQPESPSEPAFLSSKETKDKVIAAYEERYEKELKAALEAIEGVEDVTVVVNLDSTELKLFEKKRSTQQQTTEESDKEGGKRTIENQSTNEEVIIIRNGDEETPLVVATKKPDIRGVLVVAKGADNLQIKKWIVEAVTRVLNVPSYRVAVLPKK, via the coding sequence ATGCTCTCGTTTTTCAAACGATTTCTTTCTTCCCCGCCCAAAGACGGGAACGGGGAAGGGGCGCGAAAACACATGCCGTTCTCATATGTCGTTGTCCTGCTGCTGGCCGGTGTGGCGCTCATGGCGGCGAGTCACTTTGCAGGTAGCGCAGACGATGCCGAAGCCAAGCCTTCCGCCAATCAGCCGGAATCCCCGTCCGAGCCGGCGTTTTTGTCGAGCAAGGAGACAAAGGATAAAGTGATCGCCGCCTATGAGGAACGGTACGAGAAGGAGTTGAAAGCCGCCCTCGAAGCAATTGAAGGGGTTGAGGATGTCACCGTTGTCGTCAACCTTGACTCAACCGAGCTGAAGCTGTTTGAGAAAAAACGCTCGACCCAGCAGCAAACGACCGAAGAAAGCGACAAGGAAGGCGGAAAACGGACGATTGAAAATCAGTCGACAAACGAAGAAGTGATCATCATCCGCAATGGCGACGAGGAAACGCCGCTTGTTGTCGCCACGAAAAAGCCGGATATTCGCGGTGTGCTTGTCGTCGCCAAAGGGGCCGACAACTTGCAAATTAAAAAATGGATCGTCGAGGCGGTGACGCGCGTGTTAAACGTTCCGAGCTACCGCGTCGCGGTCTTGCCGAAAAAATGA